The following is a genomic window from Miscanthus floridulus cultivar M001 chromosome 14, ASM1932011v1, whole genome shotgun sequence.
GGGGAAGGGGAGCAAGCACGGTCTGCAGATGTAATTGCAGTTTTGTGAGGCCTTGTCTGCCTGCTAGGTCGGTTCTTCTATTCGTGTAACAATGAATCCAGCTGCTATTTTGATATGGAATGCGCGAGGCTTCAACAAGAAGGATCGCAGAAATTCTGTCAGAGAAGTCATTCTTTCTAGTAATGCGGACATTGTCTGTCTTCAAGAAACTAAGGTTGCAAACATGAATCAACGTTTATTCTTATCAGTTTTTGGCTCAGCTTTTGACAAGTTCCTTGCACTCCCAGCCAATGGTACACGTGGAGGGGTTTTGATAGCTTGGAAGAGCAGTTCATGTCAGGCACTTGCAACCAGGGTAGATACATATTCAGTCTCTGTCCTGTTCTCTGAACAAGAGGGTCGCAACTGGTGGTTCACCGGTGTTTATGGGCCACAAGCGGATGATGAGAAAGTGTTGTTCTTGCAAGAACTCAGGAACATCCGTGCTCTGTGCAATGGGCCCTGGCTTGTTGCAGGAGATTTTAATTTAATTTATCAAGCTGCGGACAAGAATAACACAAACTTAGACAGAGTAATGATGGGAAGATTCAGGAGATTTCTGGATGATGTCGAGGTCAAGGAGATTCCTCTGTTGGGTCGCAAATATACATGGTCTAATGAGAGGCAGTCTCCGACTCTTGTGAGATTAGATCGTGCCTTCTGTTGTATGGATTGGGAAGGCATCTTCCCTGATTCAGTTCTGCAGAGCTCAGCTGCTGGGGTCTCTGATCACTGCCCGCTTATCCTAGGCCTGAAAGTAAGCACCAATGGCAAACGACGGTTTCATTTTGAAAGTTTCTGGACCAAGGTCCCGGGATTCTTGGATGCGGTCAAGCAGAATTGGGAGGCTCCGGTACAAGCTAATTGTGCCGTTGAGTGCCTATTTCTAAAGTTGCAGCGGCTTAGCAAGGGTCTCCAAAAGTGGGGTCAGCGTAAGGTGGGGAACATCAAAGTCCAGCTTGGAATGGCCAAGGAGGTTCTCCATCGGTTGGAAACCGAGAGAGATTCCAGGGAGCTCTCTGACAGTGAGGAGTGGCTGCGCAGAAAGCTCAAGCTCCACTGCCTCGGGTTGGCCTCTTTGGAAAGAACTGTCGCTAGACTGCGCTTTAGAATTTTGTATCTCCAGGAGGGTGATGCTAATACCGCCTTTTTCCGCCAGCAAGCTCGGttcagaaaaaaagaaaaatttcATCCCTAAGCTGCAGGTTGGGAATCGGTTGGTTGTCTCTCAAGAAGAGAAACAGGCGGCTGTGCTGGACTTTTATGAGAATGTTCTTAGGAAGGCAGAAGAGAGGGATTTTTCTATTGATCTTGAGGAATTGGGCGTTCAGCAACACGAACTTTCCTTGCTGGATGATCCATTCTCTGAGGAAGAGGTCTGGGCTACTATTAAAGACTTGCCTTTGGATAAGGCCCCGGGTCCGGATGGGTTTACGGGTCGCTTCTATAAAACCTGCTGGAGCATTATCAAAGGTGACTTGCTAATGGCCCTGGATGCCATTTATAGGGGCCATGTTTTCAATTTCCGACTTCTGAACACAGCCTTTATTACCTTGCTGCCTAAGAAGATAGAGGCGGTGGAGGTAAAGGATTTTCGGCCGATAAGCTTAATACACAGTTTTGCTAAGCTGGTGACTAAGGTCATGGCTAACCGTTTGGCTCCTTTGTTGCCCACTCTAGTCTCAGCTAGTCAAACTGCTTTCGTGAGAGGGAGAAATATCCATGACAATTTTATCCTGGTCCAGCAGATGGTGAGGTCGTTACATAAGAAAAAAGAGGCTCATATTCTCCTTAAGTTGGATATTTCTAAAGCCTTTGACTCGGTTTCTTGGTCCTTTCTGTTGGAAGTGCTGCATCGTGTGGGGTTTGGGCAGCGATGGCGTGATCTCATTTGCCTGATTCTGTCTACTTCCTCCACCCAAGTGTTAGTGAATGGGGAACCAGGTGAGAACATTATCCATCGTCGGGGCTTAAGACAAGGGGATCCCCTCTCCCCTATGTTGTTCATTCTGGTCATGGATGTTCTTAACTCATTGATCAAGTATGCCACCATGAAGGAGATGCTGCAGCCACTAGCCATTCAACAAACCCGGCATCTGAGTATCCTTTTATGCGGATGATGCAGTTGTTTTTTTGAGGCCTCACAGGTCTGACCTGAATGTTATCAGACACATTCTTGACCTGTTCGGACATGCCTCCGGTCTTAGAACAAATCTGTCCAAGAGCTCGGTCTCTCCTATTCATTGTTCTGATGAAGAATTGGCACTGACGGCTGCTGTCCTCTCCTGCTCCATCAAGGAGTTCCCTTGTACTTACCTCGGACTCCCGCTCTCAGTTGTCAAACCAACCAAGGAGATGCTGCTGCCTTTAATTGATAAGATAGCTGATTACCTTCCAGGTTGGAAGGCCTCTCAGGCTGGTAATGGTTAGAGCAGTCTTAACAGCTGCTCCCATTTACCTGTTGATAACCATGGATCTTCCGAAATGGTGTCTTAAGGCAATTGACAAAAAAAGGCGGGGGTTCCTCTGGAAGGGGCAAGCACAGGCGAACGGCGGCAATTGCTTGGTTGCTTGGGAAAGGGTACAACGTCCTCTTGAATATGGAGGACTTGGAATTCATAATCTCGAATATCTTGGCTGGGCACTGAGAATCCGTTGGTTGTGGGCACAAAAGACGATCCTTCAAGGCCATGG
Proteins encoded in this region:
- the LOC136505480 gene encoding uncharacterized protein; its protein translation is MNPAAILIWNARGFNKKDRRNSVREVILSSNADIVCLQETKVANMNQRLFLSVFGSAFDKFLALPANGTRGGVLIAWKSSSCQALATRVDTYSVSVLFSEQEGRNWWFTGVYGPQADDEKVLFLQELRNIRALCNGPWLVAGDFNLIYQAADKNNTNLDRVMMGRFRRFLDDVEVKEIPLLGRKYTWSNERQSPTLVRLDRAFCCMDWEGIFPDSVLQSSAAGVSDHCPLILGLKVSTNGKRRFHFESFWTKVPGFLDAVKQNWEAPVQANCAVECLFLKLQRLSKGLQKWGQRKVGNIKVQLGMAKEVLHRLETERDSRELSDSEEWLRRKLKLHCLGLASLERTVARLRFRILYLQEGDANTAFFRQQARFRKKEKFHP